A single region of the Musa acuminata AAA Group cultivar baxijiao chromosome BXJ1-11, Cavendish_Baxijiao_AAA, whole genome shotgun sequence genome encodes:
- the LOC135596720 gene encoding double-stranded RNA-binding protein 6-like: MYKNQLQELAQRSCFNLPSYTCIREGPDHAPRFKAAVNFNGELYESPSFCTTLRQAEHSSAEVALNALSQRGPSHSLAARILDETGVYKNLLQEIAQRAGEPLPSYTTVRSGLGHLPVFACTVELAGITFTGEPAKNKKQAEKNAALAAWLSLKQLAKKAASSSIEHENNDEQEQITIARVLLHYRLKEKMAMVNNPHGTPFPKKFPIQLEKRPASSQPSPSVSKILPFIRQKSAPRVRPTSSGINDATRAPSYQQGENQSVWPQKFPIAGAAPYFPVRHFSRPCQGIAPPVTIRTAVPVFSAPPLPPAAAQVSQLPPVTGQTPIRVASPVRIRQSVPVFAAPRPVPPVNSVIPAQVKEPLSVVASSPIPKKPAPVSASAIPVQLNQPVPVAATSPLMKEPLPVVAPAVSVQIKEQPLPSVKTLEPSIKLMACPPMLPLIGLMDTVDGDDAKDLEESECTAMESLKRLEI, translated from the exons ATGTACAAGAACCAGCTGCAGGAGCTGGCGCAGCGGAGCTGCTTCAACTTGCCGTCGTACACGTGCATACGGGAGGGGCCGGACCATGCGCCGAGGTTCAAGGCGGCGGTGAACTTCAACGGCGAGTTGTACGAGAGCCCGAGCTTCTGCACGACGCTGCGGCAGGCGGAGCACTCGTCCGCGGAGGTGGCGCTCAACGCCCTCTCCCAGCGTGGCCCCTCCCACTCCCTCGCGGCACGGATCCTG GATGAGACAGGAGTCTACAAGAACCTCCTACAGGAAATTGCCCAGAGAGCTGGGGAACCATTGCCATCATATACAACAGTTCGTTCTGGACTTGGACACCTACCTGTCTTTGCATGCACGGTGGAACTAGCTGGGATCACATTTACTGGTGAACCAGCTAAGAACAAGAAGCAGGCAGAAAAAAATGCTGCTTTAGCAGCATGGTTATCATTGAAACAAT TGGCAAAGAAAGCAGCAAGCTCGTCAATCGAACATGAGAACAACGATGAGCAGGAGCAGATCACCATAGCCCGAGTTCTCCTCCACTACCGCCTGAAAGAAAAGATGGCCATGGTAAACAACCCCCATGGAACTCCTTTCCCAAAGAAGTTCCCAATTCAACTAGAAAAAAGACCAGCTTCATCGCAGCCTTCTCCATCTGTATCAAAGATCCTTCCTTTCATACGGCAAAAATCTGCTCCAAGAGTCCGTCCTACCTCCTCTGGAATAAATGATGCAACTCGTGCGCCATCCTACCAGCAAGGAGAAAACCAGAGTGTCTGGCCCCAGAAGTTCCCCATTGCTGGAGCAGCACCATACTTCCCAGTTAGGCACTTCAGCAGGCCTTGCCAAGGCATTGCACCTCCTGTGACAATAAGGACAGCGGTGCCAGTATTTTCAGCCCCACCACTTCCGCCAGCAGCTGCACAGGTGAGCCAGCTTCCTCCTGTTACCGGTCAAACACCAATCCGCGTGGCATCGCCAGTCCGCATTAGACAATCTGTGCCAGTCTTTGCCGCTCCACGACCAGTCCCACCTGTGAATTCGGTGATTCCAGCTCAGGTAAAGGAACCATTGTCGGTTGTGGCATCCTCTCCAATCCCCAAAAAACCTGCACCGGTTAGTGCATCAGCCATTCCTGTTCAGTTAAACCAACCAGTGCCAGTTGCTGCAACATCACCGTTGATGAAGGAACCATTGCCGGTCGTTGCACCAGCTGTATCAGTTCAGATAAAGGAACAACCATTACCCTCAGTTAAGACACTGGAACCTTCAATCAAGCTCATGGCCTGCCCTCCAATGTTGCCTTTGATTGGGTTGATGGACACTGTAGATGGTGATGATGCAAAGGATCTGGAGGAGTCTGAATGTACAGCAATGGAGAGCTTGAAACGACTAGAGATCTGA
- the LOC135596518 gene encoding protein S40-4-like translates to MAGRRQQQGTKLAAHRLLAPPAGVAAAGCDADELDESDVWGCPAEPGQAEFAKPVPSSACSRGGHPRVGDRPAAASSLPVNIPDWSKILGNCYGGSNSSSRDWWEEDDDEVGGGGRVAGPVIPPHELLCRSRAASFSVHEGIGCTLKGRDLNRVRNAIWEKTGFQD, encoded by the coding sequence ATGGCAGGGCGAAGACAGCAGCAGGGGACGAAGCTCGCGGCGCACCGCCTCCTCGCGCCGCCGGCCGGGGTCGCTGCTGCCGGGTGCGACGCTGACGAGCTCGACGAGTCCGACGTCTGGGGATGCCCCGCGGAGCCGGGCCAGGCCGAGTTCGCGAAGCCGGTGCCGTCTTCCGCGTGCAGCAGGGGGGGACACCCCAGGGTAGGAGATcgccccgccgccgcctcctccttgcCGGTGAACATACCGGACTGGTCCAAGATTCTGGGCAACTGCTACGGCGGGAGCAACAGTAGCTCCAGGGACTGgtgggaggaggacgacgacgaggtcggcggcggcggcagggTGGCGGGGCCGGTAATCCCCCCGCACGAGCTGCTGTGCCGGAGCCGGGCGGCGTCATTCTCGGTCCACGAGGGGATCGGCTGCACCCTCAAGGGCCGCGATCTCAACCGGGTTCGCAATGCCATCTGGGAGAAGACGGGCTTCCAGGACTGA
- the LOC103970064 gene encoding probable aquaporin PIP2-2, with amino-acid sequence MAKDIEVAEQGEYTAKDYTDPPPAPLVDVEELTKWSLYRAAIAEFIATMLFLYVTVLTVIGYKHQSDPDVNPTDAACSGVGILGIAWAFGGMIFILVYCTAGISGGHINPAVTFGLFLARKVSLVRAFLYIVAQCLGAICGVGLVKGFQKAYFVRYGGGANELSDGYSKGTGLGAEIIGTFVLVYTVFAATDPKRSARDSHVPVLAPLPIGFAVFMVHLATIPITGTGINPARSFGAAVIYNKDKAWDDQWIFWVGPAIGAAIAAAYHQYVLRASGVKALGSFRSSA; translated from the exons ATGGCGAAGGACATCGAGGTGGCGGAGCAGGGGGAGTACACCGCCAAGGACTACACCGACCCGCCACCGGCGCCACTAGTCGACGTGGAGGAGCTGACCAAGTGGTCTCTGTACCGGGCGGCGATCGCGGAGTTCATCGCCACCATGCTGTTCCTGTACGTCACCGTGTTGACTGTGATCGGGTACAAGCACCAGTCGGACCCCGACGTGAACCCGACCGACGCGGCCTGCAGCGGCGTCGGCATCCTCGGCATCGCCTGGGCCTTCGGCGGCATGATCTTCATCCTCGTCTACTGCACCGCCGGCATCTCCG GTGGGCACATCAACCCCGCGGTGACGTTCGGGCTGTTCCTGGCGCGAAAGGTGTCGTTGGTGCGCGCCTTCCTCTACATAGTGGCGCAGTGCCTGGGTGCGATCTGTGGCGTCGGCCTCGTCAAGGGGTTCCAGAAGGCGTACTTCGTCCGCTACGGCGGCGGCGCCAACGAGCTCAGCGACGGCTACTCCAAGGGCACCGGCCTCGGCGCCGAGATCATCGGCACCTTCGTCCTCGTCTACACCGTCTTCGCCGCGACCGACCCCAAGCGCAGTGCTCGCGACTCCCACGTCCCG GTTTTGGCTCCCCTCCCGATTGGATTCGCGGTTTTCATGGTCCACTTGGCGACGATCCCGATCACGGGCACGGGCATCAACCCGGCGAGGAGCTTCGGAGCCGCCGTCATCTACAACAAGGACAAGGCCTGGGATGACCAG TGGATCTTCTGGGTGGGGCCGGCCATCGgtgctgccatagctgcagcttacCACCAATACGTCCTGAGAGCGAGCGGTGTCAAGGCGTTGGGTTCCTTCAGAAGCAGTGCGTga